The window ATCACTCGCACGGCTGCATCGTGCATTTGGTTCCAAGGATTTCCCGGTTTAACTTGCTCCATTGCTTGCGATTGCGCTTCTAAGACAATCTCATAAATCGCCTTTTGTTCGGGTGTAAATTTGCCGCTAACTGGAAATGTGCGGGTAATATCGGCGTTGTAATAACCATAAGCGCAGCCGGCATCGATTAGCAGTAAATCGTTCTCTTGTAGCTGCCGGTTATTTTCGATATAATGCAGAACACACGCATTTTCTCCCGATGCAACAATTGAGGGATAAGCCGGCCCGTTGCCACCGCGCAAGCGAAAAATGTGTTCCATTTCTGCCTGAATTTCGTATTCATAGCGTCCCGGTTTCGCAATTTCTCGTGCATAGTTATGCGCTTCAATCGAGATTACTGCAGCTTTCCGCATCAAATCTAATTCTGCAGGGCTTTTAATCTGCCGCATTGCGTGTAAAATCGGGCTGGTATCTTCAATCGCAATTGGCCCTTTACCGCGCTTAGGATACATCGCCATCAAGCGCTGCCAGTGTTTAAGAATTGTTTCATTAAAACCGCGATCTCGCCCTAAACGATAATAAATTTTGTCTGCATTTTGTATATACTGAGGCAGTTTTTCCTCTAATTCTGCAATGGAAAATGCCTCATCAGCACCATAAAGTTCTTTTGCGCCTTCGACACCGGCACGATATCCTGTCCAGACTTCTTTCTCCGGATCTTTGGGTTGGACGAATAGCACAAACTTGTGTTCTTCGTGATGGGGGGCTAAAACTGCAATCGCTTCCGGTTCATTAAACCCTGTTAAATAGAAAAAATCACTTTCCTGCCGGTAAACATATTCCACATCATTGTGCATCACGGCGGTTGGTGCACTGCGAAAGATTGCGGTGCCGGTGCCTATCTTCGCCATCAACTGCTCACGACGCTGCCGGTATTCTGCTTGCATAACGACTCATATTTTTCAACTTCTTGTGATATCTTAACCTTTGGATAGCCCTAAATAAGATAAGGCATTAAAAAATTACCACTGCTTGATAAAATTTTAGTTTCCCTTTCTTTACAAATTTCCTAATGGCGCAACCCGTAGCAGCACCCTCTGCCGCACAATTTCAAAATAACTCTAATCACTTAGATGCACTTCAAGCGCTTCGAGGTTTTGCTTGTTTAGCGATTGTGGTTTTTCATTGTGCTGCGCCTAGAAATGCCATTGTTTATAAAAACTATGATTTTAGTTGGCTGTTATTTAGTCACGGAATTGTAGCGGTTTGGATTTTTTTTGGGATTTCTGGGTACTTGATGGGGAAAGTTTTTTATACAGAGCGTTATACCACAGATGTTGCTGGAGTGTTGAGCTTTTGGCGTAACCGGCTGCTGAGAATTTGTCCGCTTTATTATTTTGCACTTTTAATTTCATGTATTTTTGTTTACCCAGTCATTCTTAAATTAGAAAATTGGGGTTCTCTGGTCAGAATTTTAACCTTTACTTATAACCAAGTTTTACCGCCGGCAGACTTTAATATTACTTTCTGGGCAATTTCCTCAGAAGTGCAGTTTTATCTGATTGTGCCTTTTATTTATAACTTACTCAGATATCGTTTACTAAATAAAAAGCAAATTCTGCTGGCTGCCGGTGCAATTATTGCTCTAGCATTCTTTTTGAGGCTGGGTGTTTGGGTTGCTTTGAAAGAACCGCTGCAAACTAAAAGTTTTTATTATTATAAATATACTTACAATCCAGTTCTAGCTAACTTAGATGTTTTTTTATTAGGGTTTCTAGTCAATGCCTGGATTTACTCTCAGAGGCAAGCCGGTTCCAATTTATTAATTTTGCCTAAGTTGAGGAAAAAACTGAGGTTAGATCGATTACCTTTAAAAACGATTGCCATTGGGTTAATGAGCTTTCTCTATTTATTTACCGCCCATCATATTTACTTTCAAGAACTTTGGAGGCTGCCAGGGAGAGGTGGTGGAATTAGAACTTCTACCTTCTTTTTTGTGTTGCCGGTTTTAACGGCTGTTCTTACCGCTTTCTTCATTTATGCCTTTGAATCTGGGAATTCTTACTTGGCATATCAAAACAATGAAAAACTTTCATTTTATGCTTGCCTGAAAAACCCCTTAAGAATTTTAGAAATTTTTGGTCATTTATCCTACGGCGTTTATATCTGGCATACGCCCATTAATAAAAATATCGCCCCTATTTTTACCTCAGAGATTCCCATAGAAGCCTTTTATTCAAGATTAACGGCAACACTGATTTTATCCACCGTACTTGCAGCCGTCACCTACTATCTCGTAGAAATTCCTGCCGGCAGACTGAAAACTTACAAAAAACCTTAAAAAATAGTGAGTTTCTCTAACCCAAGCAAAAAAACCTCCAACCGCTTAGATGCGCTGCTTTCGCTGCGAGGGGTTGCCTGCTTAATGGTTGTCATCGCCCACTGCGATCCGCCCAGATCCTCAATATTTTATCAAAATTATGATCTAAGCTGGCTAATGTTCAGTGCCGGCGGCGTGGCGGTTCGGATTTTCTTTTGTCTGTCAGGATATCTGATGGGTAAAGCCTTTTACACGGATCGTTACTCAACAGATACGCCAGGATTAATTAAGTTTTTCCGCAACCGAGTGCTGAGAATTTTTCCACTTTATTATTTTACCGTATTCATTTTAATTTTGTTTGTTTATCCAGAACTTTTAAAACATGAAAGTTGGGGTTATTTAGTTAGAATTTGCACCTTTACTTACAATCAAGCTTTACCCATAACCTTTAACGGTGCGTTTTGGTCTTTGTCCACTGAAGTTCAATTTTATTTAATTATTCCGTTTATCTTTACTTATTTCAAACATCGCTTAATCAGCCAAAACAAAGTATTAGTGAGTATTTTCATAACGCTTGTTTTATCTTTTTGTTTAAGATATGCCATTTGGATAATTATCGTTGCTCAATCTCAAACACCAGAAGCTCAATCTGCTGATTTTGTTAGATATATTTACACGCCATTAGTAACGAACTTAGATTCATTTTTGTGTGGATTTTTCATTAATGCTTTAATTTATAGTGAAAAAATTGCTCAAAATTTTTCAGAAAAAGTGGATTTCAGAAGGAATTTAAAAACCATCAAAATCC of the Microcoleus sp. FACHB-68 genome contains:
- a CDS encoding aminopeptidase P N-terminal domain-containing protein, encoding MQAEYRQRREQLMAKIGTGTAIFRSAPTAVMHNDVEYVYRQESDFFYLTGFNEPEAIAVLAPHHEEHKFVLFVQPKDPEKEVWTGYRAGVEGAKELYGADEAFSIAELEEKLPQYIQNADKIYYRLGRDRGFNETILKHWQRLMAMYPKRGKGPIAIEDTSPILHAMRQIKSPAELDLMRKAAVISIEAHNYAREIAKPGRYEYEIQAEMEHIFRLRGGNGPAYPSIVASGENACVLHYIENNRQLQENDLLLIDAGCAYGYYNADITRTFPVSGKFTPEQKAIYEIVLEAQSQAMEQVKPGNPWNQMHDAAVRVIVEGLMELGLLDGDIEEIIKEEKYKPFYMHRTGHWLGLDVHDAGVYQHGEQAQILQPGQVLTVEPGIYINPNIKPAEGQPEVESRWRGIGIRIEDDVLVTSNGQENLTAGVPK
- a CDS encoding acyltransferase encodes the protein MAQPVAAPSAAQFQNNSNHLDALQALRGFACLAIVVFHCAAPRNAIVYKNYDFSWLLFSHGIVAVWIFFGISGYLMGKVFYTERYTTDVAGVLSFWRNRLLRICPLYYFALLISCIFVYPVILKLENWGSLVRILTFTYNQVLPPADFNITFWAISSEVQFYLIVPFIYNLLRYRLLNKKQILLAAGAIIALAFFLRLGVWVALKEPLQTKSFYYYKYTYNPVLANLDVFLLGFLVNAWIYSQRQAGSNLLILPKLRKKLRLDRLPLKTIAIGLMSFLYLFTAHHIYFQELWRLPGRGGGIRTSTFFFVLPVLTAVLTAFFIYAFESGNSYLAYQNNEKLSFYACLKNPLRILEIFGHLSYGVYIWHTPINKNIAPIFTSEIPIEAFYSRLTATLILSTVLAAVTYYLVEIPAGRLKTYKKP
- a CDS encoding acyltransferase, with product MSFSNPSKKTSNRLDALLSLRGVACLMVVIAHCDPPRSSIFYQNYDLSWLMFSAGGVAVRIFFCLSGYLMGKAFYTDRYSTDTPGLIKFFRNRVLRIFPLYYFTVFILILFVYPELLKHESWGYLVRICTFTYNQALPITFNGAFWSLSTEVQFYLIIPFIFTYFKHRLISQNKVLVSIFITLVLSFCLRYAIWIIIVAQSQTPEAQSADFVRYIYTPLVTNLDSFLCGFFINALIYSEKIAQNFSEKVDFRRNLKTIKIPIAVILMVLLYVSTAYCKYYNQKLLLFIAPALSASLTSFFIFAFESGANYQEFYRNEKLSFKACLRNPLRVFEVFGNLSYGVYLWHLPIIANFNPIFTSEIPLEAYFKRLGATLIASGLLATVTYYFVEIPAVKFKTYKKS